A single genomic interval of Oceanithermus profundus DSM 14977 harbors:
- a CDS encoding succinate dehydrogenase iron-sulfur subunit: MRVTLKLLRYNPEADQAPHWESYQLDAEPMDRVLDLLHKVKWETDGTLAFRRSCGHAICGSCAMMINGVNRLACKTLVQDLSGDTITVEPIRGLPVEKDLVVDMEPFFKAYKAVKPYFINNDPPPARERLQSPEEREIFDEGTKCILCAACTTSCPVFWINGTYIGPSAIVNAHRFIFDSRDQGNAERFRALSGGGGVWRCRTAYNCTEACPREIPVTHLIEEVKRAIMLNQV; the protein is encoded by the coding sequence ATGCGCGTAACACTGAAACTCTTGCGGTACAACCCCGAAGCGGATCAGGCCCCCCACTGGGAGAGCTACCAGCTGGATGCCGAACCTATGGACCGGGTCCTCGACCTGCTGCACAAGGTGAAGTGGGAGACCGACGGAACGCTGGCCTTCCGGCGCAGCTGCGGCCACGCCATCTGCGGCTCCTGCGCCATGATGATCAACGGCGTCAACCGGCTCGCCTGCAAGACGCTGGTGCAGGACCTCAGCGGGGACACGATCACCGTCGAGCCCATCCGCGGCCTTCCGGTGGAGAAGGACCTGGTCGTCGACATGGAGCCCTTCTTCAAGGCCTACAAGGCGGTCAAGCCCTACTTCATCAACAACGACCCCCCGCCCGCCCGCGAACGGCTGCAAAGCCCCGAGGAGCGGGAGATCTTCGACGAGGGCACCAAGTGCATCCTCTGCGCGGCCTGCACCACCTCCTGCCCCGTCTTCTGGATCAACGGCACCTACATCGGTCCCTCGGCCATCGTCAACGCCCACCGTTTCATCTTCGACAGCCGCGACCAGGGCAACGCCGAGCGCTTCCGGGCCCTCTCGGGCGGCGGCGGCGTGTGGCGCTGCCGCACCGCCTACAACTGCACCGAGGCCTGCCCGCGCGAGATTCCCGTCACCCACCTGATCGAAGAGGTGAAGCGCGCGATCATGCTCAACCAGGTCTGA
- a CDS encoding DJ-1/PfpI family protein: MAQKRILMFVGDYMEDYEAMVPFQMLLMAGHQVDAVCPGKKPGDSVKTAIHDFEGDQTYSEKVGHNFAVNADFDLVNPDDYDALLIPGGRAPEYLRLNPRVIKHTQAFAAAGKPIAAICHGAQILAAARVIEGYEISAYPAVGPEVELAGAKYIGPNDTFTNAHTDRNFVTAPAWPAHPEWIRQFLELLGTRIEP; this comes from the coding sequence ATGGCGCAGAAGAGGATCCTTATGTTCGTCGGCGACTACATGGAGGACTACGAGGCGATGGTGCCCTTCCAGATGCTGCTGATGGCGGGCCACCAGGTGGACGCGGTCTGCCCCGGCAAGAAGCCGGGCGACAGCGTCAAGACCGCCATTCACGACTTCGAGGGCGACCAGACCTACAGCGAGAAGGTGGGGCACAACTTCGCGGTCAACGCCGACTTCGACCTGGTGAACCCCGACGACTACGACGCCCTGCTCATCCCCGGCGGCCGCGCGCCCGAGTACCTGCGGCTCAACCCGCGCGTGATCAAGCACACCCAGGCCTTCGCGGCCGCGGGCAAGCCCATCGCCGCGATCTGCCACGGGGCCCAGATCCTGGCCGCGGCGCGGGTGATCGAGGGCTACGAGATCAGCGCCTACCCGGCCGTGGGTCCCGAAGTCGAACTGGCGGGCGCGAAGTACATCGGGCCCAACGACACCTTCACCAACGCCCACACCGACCGCAACTTCGTCACCGCGCCGGCGTGGCCGGCGCACCCTGAGTGGATCCGGCAGTTCCTGGAGTTGCTGGGGACCCGCATCGAACCCTAG